The window CTGTATATCCCATTTCCAGAACGTCTGTAAGAACCATATCCGATGATACACCCAAAGCACTTACTATCTTTATGAAAGTTACGAGTGACGGAATTTCCTCTCCACGCTCAACCATACCAATATAATTTGTTGTCAAACCTGTTTTCTCTGCCAAATCTTCTTGTCGCAATTTCTTTGCAAGTCGGAACATCCTTATATTCTTGCCGATTGTATCGAGTTTCATCACACCACCTCTTTTAGTGTGTTTCTATAACTAATAGTATAGGTTAAGTCAATTTCAAATCTCACGCACTCAAAGGAAGTCAAACCAACTATTAGTAATTTAGCTTTGTAAAGTCATCTAATTCCAATCCCTTTAATGCTTTATTAGTACTCATATTCCAAAGTTTCGTTGCTTTCTGATTAAAAAAGTAAGTAATATACTCAATCTCCACTAATTCCGACAACGACGATAAATCTTCAACACCTTTGTTTTTCCAAAAGGATATGACTTTGAACTGTTTTCCATATTCATTTATTAAATACTCGAAAGTCTTTTGCTCAAGTCCTGATATAATAATTGATTTTGCATCGGGATACTACCTAATAGTATCAATCTGCTCTATTGTAATTTTTCCTCCGTCAACATCTTTCTGTCTTAAATCTATATCATATCCATTTGTACTCGAAAAATTATCAATATTTATTGACATTATCTTACCTCAATCGCATGGAAATACAATTCAAATAATTCCGTTTTGCAT of the Luxibacter massiliensis genome contains:
- a CDS encoding helix-turn-helix domain-containing protein — protein: MKLDTIGKNIRMFRLAKKLRQEDLAEKTGLTTNYIGMVERGEEIPSLVTFIKIVSALGVSSDMVLTDVLEMGYTVKNSMLNEKLEKLAPEDRNRIYEVIDTLVKQSKQILP